In one Streptomyces venezuelae genomic region, the following are encoded:
- a CDS encoding non-ribosomal peptide synthetase has protein sequence MSGEQEATGAFRELTDLLRAVEDARIRLTAEDGELRVSAAKGALTAQLRDRLVDHKPGLLAHLGAQARAAAPVPALPRDGRTFPLSPGQEALWVLDQLEGHRPTYVISGVIRLEGPLRPEVLVSCLSQVANRHEALRTAFRTGDDGTPRQVVLDPAPLDVARVDLTELPPEEREKELAAVARAAGRERFDLAAGRLLRAVLVTAAPEEAYLVLALHHIAADAASLAVLFRELFVLYDADAEPSALAPLSLHYADVSAWQRDVLSPLDEHRQLAYWKAQLADAPPLLELPADRPRPLHPSFEGDTVDFVLDAPTTARLAEVAARARVTPYTVLLTCWAAVLARCGRSDEVVVGTPVGNRDQPQAASLVGFFVKTLPLRVDLTAAASFEELLGHVQRTFLEGVDHLDVPFQRIVAETAPQRSLSHTPVFQAMLTYFESPLADTETGGVTVSRADVHNGTAKFDLTLFAEHRGDSVACSLEYARDLFDPATARGLADAFRHLLGSALDSPGSDVARLPLLTPAGRQRAVEAGLGADRPLDLDRPVHRYVTEQAALRPDAVAVSRADQSLTYARLDEDSSRLAALLRDRGVDRGTLVGLHAQRTPRQLVAVLAVMKAGAAFLPLDPDHPAERTRQMLDEARPDIVLSDAPLDVGADREATLLRLDELDLSAVPADAPLPTTDRDDLIYVIYTSGSTGKPKGIAMRHGAITNLLAWQTKAFPFAPDDRVLQFSPLHFDICMMEMFGTWAAGGTVVLVDAETRRDAMRLLPYVRETGITRLFLPYVALQQLAEVARARDGRWPTELREVFSAGEQLQVTEELRDFFRHTGAVLHNQYGPSEAHVITSYTLSGTPDTWEHLPPVGTAVDNVRIRVLDPHGAPVPQGVPGEVHVAGPCLARGYLHRPDLTDQAFVPDPCTAGERMYRTGDLARWRADGTLEHLGRVDHQVKVRGFRVEPGEVTAVLLGHPALREAVVEARGSGADRALMAWVVADGAAPSAAELRRHCLDRLPEYMVPTVFVPLDALPLTVAGKVARSLLPEPERAPVTGREPGTALEKSVAAVFADVLGVERVGCDDDFFQSGGHSLAATRAALRLSEEHGVDVTARTVFARPTVAALAENLEVLLWASAPPVPAGADEEWEEGEL, from the coding sequence GTGAGCGGGGAACAGGAGGCCACGGGAGCGTTCCGGGAACTCACCGATCTGCTCCGGGCCGTGGAGGACGCCCGGATCCGGCTGACGGCGGAGGACGGCGAGCTGCGCGTGTCGGCGGCGAAGGGCGCGCTGACCGCACAGCTCCGCGACCGTCTCGTCGACCACAAGCCCGGTCTGCTCGCCCACCTCGGCGCACAGGCACGGGCCGCCGCGCCGGTGCCCGCGCTGCCGCGCGACGGCCGCACCTTCCCGCTCTCGCCGGGCCAGGAGGCGCTCTGGGTGCTCGACCAGCTGGAAGGGCACCGTCCTACGTACGTGATCAGCGGCGTCATCCGGCTCGAAGGACCGTTGCGCCCCGAGGTCCTCGTCTCCTGCCTCTCCCAGGTGGCCAACCGGCACGAGGCCCTGCGCACCGCCTTCCGCACCGGGGACGACGGCACCCCGCGGCAGGTCGTCCTCGACCCCGCCCCGCTCGACGTGGCGCGCGTCGATCTGACGGAACTGCCGCCCGAGGAGCGGGAGAAGGAGCTCGCCGCTGTCGCGCGCGCGGCCGGCCGGGAGCGGTTCGACCTGGCGGCAGGACGGCTGCTGCGCGCGGTCCTGGTGACCGCGGCGCCCGAGGAGGCGTACCTCGTCCTCGCGCTGCACCACATCGCCGCCGACGCCGCTTCGCTCGCCGTGCTCTTCCGCGAGTTGTTCGTCCTGTACGACGCCGACGCCGAGCCGTCCGCGCTGGCGCCGCTCTCCCTGCACTACGCGGACGTCTCCGCGTGGCAGCGGGACGTCCTGTCACCGCTGGACGAGCACCGGCAACTCGCGTACTGGAAGGCCCAGTTGGCGGATGCGCCGCCGCTGCTCGAACTGCCCGCGGACCGGCCGCGGCCCCTGCACCCCTCCTTCGAGGGCGACACCGTCGACTTCGTCCTCGACGCGCCGACGACCGCCCGTCTGGCCGAGGTGGCCGCACGGGCCCGCGTCACCCCGTACACCGTGCTCCTCACCTGCTGGGCCGCCGTTCTGGCCCGCTGCGGGCGCAGCGACGAGGTGGTCGTCGGGACGCCCGTGGGCAACCGGGACCAGCCGCAGGCGGCGTCCCTGGTGGGCTTCTTCGTCAAGACCCTGCCGCTGCGCGTCGACCTGACCGCCGCCGCATCCTTCGAGGAGCTCCTCGGCCACGTCCAGCGCACCTTCCTCGAAGGCGTCGACCACCTGGACGTGCCGTTCCAGCGCATCGTCGCCGAGACCGCCCCGCAGCGGTCCCTCAGCCACACCCCGGTCTTCCAGGCGATGCTGACGTACTTCGAGTCGCCGCTGGCCGACACCGAGACGGGCGGCGTCACGGTCTCCCGCGCGGACGTGCACAACGGCACCGCCAAGTTCGACCTGACGCTCTTCGCGGAGCACCGGGGCGACAGCGTCGCCTGCTCCCTGGAGTACGCGCGGGACCTCTTCGACCCCGCGACGGCCCGCGGCCTGGCCGACGCCTTCCGGCACCTCCTCGGCTCGGCGCTCGACTCCCCCGGGTCCGACGTCGCCCGGCTGCCGCTGCTCACTCCGGCGGGCCGGCAGCGCGCCGTCGAGGCGGGCCTCGGCGCGGACCGGCCCCTCGACCTGGACCGGCCCGTGCACCGGTACGTCACCGAGCAGGCCGCGCTGCGCCCCGACGCCGTCGCCGTGAGCCGGGCGGACCAGTCGCTGACCTACGCCCGGCTCGACGAGGACAGCAGCAGGCTCGCCGCCCTGCTGAGGGACCGCGGTGTGGACCGGGGCACCCTCGTCGGCCTCCACGCACAGCGGACGCCGCGCCAGCTGGTCGCGGTGCTCGCCGTCATGAAGGCCGGTGCCGCCTTCCTGCCGCTCGACCCCGACCACCCCGCCGAGCGCACCCGCCAGATGCTCGACGAGGCGCGTCCCGACATCGTCCTCAGCGACGCGCCCCTGGACGTCGGCGCGGACCGGGAGGCGACGCTGCTGCGCCTCGACGAGCTGGACCTGTCCGCCGTACCGGCCGACGCGCCCCTGCCCACGACGGACCGGGACGACCTGATCTACGTGATCTACACGTCCGGGTCGACGGGGAAGCCCAAGGGCATCGCCATGCGGCACGGCGCGATCACCAACCTTCTCGCCTGGCAGACAAAGGCCTTCCCCTTCGCCCCCGACGACCGGGTGCTGCAGTTCAGTCCGCTGCACTTCGACATCTGCATGATGGAGATGTTCGGCACCTGGGCGGCGGGCGGCACCGTCGTGCTGGTCGACGCCGAGACGCGCAGGGACGCGATGCGCCTCCTGCCGTACGTGCGGGAGACGGGCATCACCCGCCTCTTCCTGCCCTACGTCGCCCTCCAGCAGCTCGCCGAGGTGGCACGGGCCCGCGACGGCCGGTGGCCCACGGAGCTGCGCGAGGTGTTCAGCGCCGGGGAACAGCTCCAGGTCACCGAGGAACTGCGGGACTTCTTCCGGCACACGGGGGCGGTGCTGCACAACCAGTACGGGCCCTCGGAGGCCCACGTGATCACGTCGTACACGCTGTCGGGCACACCGGACACCTGGGAGCACCTGCCCCCGGTGGGCACCGCCGTCGACAACGTGCGGATCCGGGTGCTCGACCCGCACGGCGCCCCCGTACCGCAGGGCGTGCCCGGCGAGGTGCACGTGGCCGGGCCCTGTCTGGCCCGGGGCTATCTGCACCGTCCCGACCTCACGGACCAGGCGTTCGTGCCGGACCCGTGCACCGCGGGCGAGCGCATGTACCGCACGGGGGACCTCGCCCGATGGCGGGCCGACGGGACCCTGGAACACCTCGGGCGGGTCGACCACCAGGTCAAGGTGCGCGGGTTCCGGGTCGAGCCCGGCGAGGTGACCGCGGTGCTCCTCGGCCATCCCGCGCTCAGGGAGGCCGTGGTGGAGGCGCGCGGGAGCGGCGCGGACCGGGCGCTCATGGCCTGGGTGGTGGCGGACGGCGCGGCACCGTCCGCGGCCGAGCTCAGACGGCACTGCCTGGACCGGCTGCCCGAGTACATGGTGCCCACGGTCTTCGTGCCGCTGGACGCCCTGCCGCTGACCGTCGCGGGCAAGGTGGCCCGCTCGCTGCTGCCGGAGCCGGAGCGAGCGCCGGTCACGGGGCGCGAACCCGGCACGGCGCTGGAGAAGTCCGTGGCCGCTGTCTTCGCGGACGTCCTGGGCGTCGAACGGGTGGGGTGCGACGACGACTTCTTCCAGTCAGGCGGCCATTCGCTGGCCGCCACCCGTGCCGCCCTGCGACTGAGCGAGGAGCACGGCGTCGACGTCACCGCGCGCACCGTCTTCGCCCGGCCCACCGTGGCCGCGCTCGCCGAGAACCTGGAGGTCCTGCTCTGGGCGTCCGCACCGCCCGTGCCCGCCGGCGCGGATGAGGAATGGGAAGAGGGAGAGCTGTGA
- a CDS encoding MupA/Atu3671 family FMN-dependent luciferase-like monooxygenase has translation MTAPAELLSELRARDIRLWEEEGRLRFSAPPGALDDELRARLKGHRDALIALLREARGERRGERPAIGPVDAADDELPLSFGQQRMWVMSEMLPESGGAAYVLSGRITLEGEAPPGAWEALRQAFADLVERHEALRTIVRAGEDGPVAEVVDAYELPFSETYLTSRQTIDEVAAAEARRPFDLGRAPLVRATLVHEAPGLTHLLLSVHHIAADAWSLGILYRDLAALYAARTGAADAAPLPELPVRYADYAAWQREHLTSEALAPELEYWRTSLADITGLLELPADRPRPAVQSYRGGSLPFHLPAPLMERVRELAHRNSCTPYMVLLASWSALLARLGGAVDVPVGTPVAGRVRPEVEPLIGFFVNTLVLRVDASGEPTFDELLRRVRATALGAFEHQDLPFEKLVEELQPERTLSYSPLFQHMFILQNATTERFRLPGFDARLDEVHTGTAKFDTTLIAEEHPDGLRGVLEFATDLYDSTTAERWLDHWSTLLTAAVAAPGTPLSELPLLGADERHLLVERWNDTALDVPDATVHSLVERQVERTPRQAAIVQGDTVVTYADLDVRANRLAALLRERGAGPGTLVGLCLPRTPELVVALLAVLKSGAAYVPLDPTAPAGRNAYILGDAGAGLLLTEAALRATVTAPDTTEVVCLDELGYLSDLGEPLGSEEPDAPRTSGGAGPDDLAYAIYTSGSTGRPKGVMVEHRNVVNFCAAMTHEFGVDGVGPWLAVTTVSFDISVLELVWTLTQGSTVVLQPDPARSATRRPGKVANLSLFYFSSATETEGPASPGAYRLLLEGARFADTHGFEAVWTPERHFHAFGGIYPNPAVTGAAVAAVTERVAVRAGSVVLPLHQPLRVAEEWAVVDNLSGGRVGVSIASGWQADDFVLAPDHYADRKKIMLDGIGTLRSLWRGEAVEMPGGTGRTTAVRSLPRPVQPELPVWVTAAGSEETFRAAGESGAHLLTHLLNQDLDQLTEKIALYRGARAEAGHTGPGRVTLMVHTFVGKDPDLVKETVRGPFRDYLSSSLGLIGNLARGLGLGDDLRNLPEDDLRTLLDHAFERYYDTAAVFGTPERAAELLDGIADTGVDEIACLIDFGVDDDAVLDSLPLLDRARLLHADRNTAPGLSVPQLIERHGVTKLQCTPSQAAMILDEPGGPSALGGLDLLLLGGEELPAGLAERVTAVTGARVQNMYGPTETTIWSSTHRVDTTGTVFIGRPIANTALRVLDRHGAPTPIGVPGELHIAGAGVARGYLGRPDLTEERFVPDPYATAPHARLYRTGDLARFRPDGTLEFIGRTDHQVKVRGYRIELGEIEAALGSHPDVAQAAATVHGTGVERQIAGYVVTRPGTEISDVVLRGHIGARLPGYMVPSTVRVLAELPYTPNGKIDRKALPAPARADRREQDRVAPSGLTQMRLAVLWGEILDASAVGAHDNFFRLGGNSVLAVALLARIEKEFGRRLSMATLFQGPTVAELAANLVRDGDTARRSLVRLRPGGHEPLYLFPGAGGNLMYFHELVDGLPERFAVHGLQPNFTEDVDTASLVRELADQYLPLVLDTQPTGPFRFVGHSFGGHVAMELARRLRAMGREVALVGLLDTSAPLPERHEHFAAWDQATWLVALAGVFGRLFGRTLDLTEEELTGLADDEQISRLRERLRQHDVLPPELDDDVQLRGFIRTYIADQRSLHTPAEPYDGELTFFRAAELHPDNVPPPALARLLDDPARGWGAFTTHPVAVREVPGDHLTMLTRPHADDLAKSIGDAADR, from the coding sequence GTGACCGCCCCCGCCGAACTGCTCAGCGAGCTGCGTGCCCGCGACATCCGTCTGTGGGAGGAGGAGGGACGGCTGCGCTTCAGCGCGCCTCCCGGCGCGCTCGACGACGAGCTGCGCGCCCGGCTGAAGGGCCACCGCGACGCGCTGATCGCGCTCTTGCGGGAGGCGCGGGGCGAACGCCGCGGCGAACGCCCGGCGATCGGCCCGGTGGACGCCGCCGACGACGAGCTGCCGTTGTCCTTCGGTCAGCAGCGGATGTGGGTCATGTCCGAGATGCTGCCGGAGAGCGGCGGCGCCGCCTACGTGCTGTCCGGCCGGATCACGCTGGAGGGCGAGGCGCCCCCGGGCGCGTGGGAAGCACTGCGTCAGGCCTTCGCCGACCTCGTGGAGCGCCACGAGGCCCTGCGCACGATCGTGCGCGCCGGGGAGGACGGGCCGGTCGCCGAGGTCGTCGACGCCTACGAACTGCCCTTTTCAGAAACCTATCTGACGTCTCGGCAGACGATCGACGAGGTGGCCGCGGCGGAGGCCCGGCGCCCCTTCGACCTCGGCCGGGCGCCCCTGGTGCGCGCCACCCTCGTGCACGAGGCGCCGGGGCTGACGCACCTGCTCCTCTCGGTGCACCACATCGCTGCCGACGCCTGGTCGCTCGGCATCCTCTACCGCGATCTGGCCGCGCTTTACGCCGCGCGCACCGGCGCCGCCGACGCCGCCCCGCTGCCCGAACTGCCCGTCCGCTACGCCGACTACGCCGCCTGGCAGCGCGAGCACCTCACCTCCGAGGCGCTGGCCCCGGAGCTCGAGTACTGGCGGACGTCGCTCGCCGACATCACCGGCCTGCTCGAACTGCCCGCCGACCGGCCCCGCCCCGCGGTCCAGTCCTACCGCGGCGGCTCCCTGCCCTTCCACCTGCCGGCCCCGCTCATGGAGCGGGTGCGGGAGCTCGCGCACCGGAACAGCTGCACGCCGTACATGGTGCTGCTCGCGTCCTGGTCCGCGCTCCTCGCGCGGCTGGGCGGAGCCGTCGACGTGCCGGTGGGGACGCCGGTGGCCGGGCGCGTGCGGCCCGAGGTGGAGCCGCTCATCGGCTTCTTCGTGAACACCCTCGTCCTGCGGGTCGACGCGAGCGGCGAGCCGACCTTCGACGAACTGCTGCGGCGGGTCCGCGCGACGGCCCTCGGCGCCTTCGAGCACCAGGACCTCCCCTTCGAGAAGCTCGTCGAGGAGCTGCAGCCCGAGCGCACGCTGAGCTACAGCCCGCTCTTCCAGCACATGTTCATCCTGCAGAACGCGACGACGGAGCGCTTCCGGCTCCCCGGCTTCGACGCGCGCCTCGACGAGGTGCACACGGGCACCGCCAAGTTCGACACGACGCTGATCGCGGAGGAGCACCCCGACGGCCTGCGCGGAGTCCTGGAGTTCGCGACGGACCTGTACGACTCGACGACCGCCGAGCGCTGGCTCGACCACTGGAGCACGCTGCTGACCGCGGCGGTCGCGGCGCCCGGCACCCCGCTCTCCGAGCTGCCCCTGCTCGGCGCGGACGAACGGCACCTCCTCGTCGAGCGGTGGAACGACACCGCGCTCGACGTCCCGGACGCGACGGTGCACTCGCTGGTCGAGCGGCAGGTCGAGCGGACCCCGCGGCAGGCCGCGATCGTGCAGGGCGACACGGTGGTGACGTACGCGGACCTCGACGTCCGCGCGAACCGCCTCGCCGCGCTGCTGCGCGAGCGGGGCGCGGGCCCCGGCACCCTGGTCGGACTGTGCCTGCCGCGCACCCCCGAGCTGGTCGTCGCACTGCTCGCGGTGCTCAAGTCGGGCGCCGCGTACGTGCCGCTGGACCCGACCGCGCCCGCCGGACGCAACGCGTACATCCTCGGCGACGCCGGGGCCGGGCTGCTGCTGACGGAGGCGGCGCTGCGCGCCACCGTGACCGCTCCCGACACCACCGAAGTCGTCTGCCTCGACGAACTCGGCTACCTCAGCGACCTCGGCGAGCCGTTGGGGTCCGAGGAGCCCGACGCGCCGCGGACGTCCGGCGGCGCCGGGCCCGATGACCTCGCGTACGCCATCTACACCTCCGGCTCGACCGGCCGGCCCAAGGGGGTCATGGTCGAGCACCGCAACGTCGTCAACTTCTGCGCCGCCATGACCCACGAGTTCGGCGTGGACGGCGTGGGGCCCTGGCTGGCCGTCACCACCGTCTCCTTCGACATCTCCGTCCTCGAACTGGTGTGGACGCTGACGCAGGGGTCGACCGTGGTGCTGCAGCCCGATCCCGCACGGTCCGCCACGCGCCGGCCGGGGAAGGTCGCGAACCTCAGCCTGTTCTACTTCTCCAGCGCGACGGAGACCGAGGGCCCGGCCTCCCCCGGCGCCTACCGGCTCCTGCTGGAGGGCGCCCGGTTCGCCGACACCCACGGCTTCGAGGCGGTGTGGACACCCGAGCGGCACTTCCACGCGTTCGGGGGCATCTACCCGAACCCGGCGGTGACCGGAGCCGCCGTCGCCGCGGTCACCGAACGGGTCGCCGTGCGCGCGGGCAGCGTGGTGCTGCCCCTGCACCAGCCACTGCGCGTCGCCGAGGAGTGGGCGGTCGTCGACAACCTCTCCGGCGGCCGGGTGGGCGTGTCCATCGCCTCGGGCTGGCAGGCCGACGACTTCGTGCTCGCCCCCGACCACTACGCCGACCGCAAGAAAATCATGCTGGACGGCATCGGGACCCTGCGGTCCCTGTGGCGGGGCGAAGCGGTGGAGATGCCGGGCGGCACGGGACGGACGACCGCCGTCCGGTCGCTGCCCCGGCCCGTACAGCCGGAGCTGCCCGTCTGGGTCACGGCGGCGGGGAGCGAGGAGACCTTCCGCGCGGCCGGCGAGTCCGGCGCCCACCTCCTGACCCATCTCCTCAACCAGGACCTCGACCAGCTCACGGAGAAGATCGCGCTCTACCGCGGGGCCAGGGCCGAAGCGGGCCACACGGGGCCGGGGCGGGTCACGCTCATGGTCCACACGTTCGTCGGCAAGGACCCCGACCTGGTCAAGGAGACCGTCCGCGGCCCGTTCCGCGACTACCTGTCCTCGTCGCTGGGGCTGATCGGCAACCTCGCCCGCGGCCTGGGACTCGGCGACGACCTGCGGAACCTGCCCGAGGACGATCTGCGGACCCTCCTCGACCACGCCTTCGAGCGGTACTACGACACCGCGGCGGTGTTCGGCACGCCGGAGCGGGCCGCCGAACTCCTCGACGGCATCGCCGACACCGGCGTCGACGAGATCGCCTGTCTGATCGACTTCGGCGTCGACGACGACGCCGTGCTCGACTCCCTGCCGTTGCTGGACCGCGCCCGGTTGCTGCACGCCGACCGGAACACGGCACCCGGTCTCTCCGTACCGCAGCTGATCGAGCGGCACGGTGTGACCAAGCTGCAGTGCACGCCCTCCCAGGCCGCCATGATCCTCGACGAGCCGGGGGGCCCGTCGGCGCTCGGCGGTCTGGACCTGCTGCTGCTCGGCGGCGAGGAACTGCCCGCCGGGCTCGCCGAGCGCGTCACGGCGGTGACGGGCGCCCGGGTGCAGAACATGTACGGGCCGACCGAGACGACCATCTGGTCCAGCACGCACCGGGTGGACACGACGGGCACGGTGTTCATCGGACGCCCCATCGCCAACACCGCCCTGCGCGTCCTGGACCGGCACGGGGCGCCCACGCCGATCGGCGTCCCGGGTGAACTGCACATCGCGGGCGCCGGTGTGGCCCGCGGCTACCTGGGACGGCCGGACCTCACCGAGGAACGGTTCGTGCCCGACCCGTACGCGACCGCACCGCACGCCCGTCTCTACCGGACGGGCGACCTGGCCAGGTTCCGCCCCGACGGCACCCTGGAGTTCATCGGCCGGACCGACCACCAGGTCAAGGTGCGCGGCTACCGCATCGAACTGGGCGAGATCGAGGCCGCCCTCGGCTCCCACCCGGACGTGGCACAGGCCGCCGCCACGGTCCACGGCACCGGTGTGGAGCGGCAGATCGCCGGATACGTGGTGACCCGCCCGGGGACCGAGATCAGCGACGTGGTGCTGCGCGGCCACATCGGCGCCCGGCTGCCCGGGTACATGGTCCCGTCGACCGTGCGGGTGCTCGCGGAGCTGCCCTACACGCCGAACGGCAAGATCGACCGCAAGGCGCTGCCCGCGCCCGCGCGGGCGGACCGGCGCGAGCAGGACCGGGTGGCGCCGAGCGGTCTCACGCAGATGCGTCTGGCGGTGCTGTGGGGCGAGATCCTCGACGCGTCCGCCGTGGGAGCGCACGACAACTTCTTCCGCCTCGGCGGGAACTCGGTGCTCGCCGTGGCGCTCCTCGCGCGCATCGAGAAGGAGTTCGGCCGCCGCCTGTCCATGGCCACCCTCTTCCAGGGACCGACGGTCGCGGAGCTCGCGGCGAACCTCGTGCGGGACGGCGACACGGCCCGGCGGTCCCTGGTCCGGCTGCGGCCGGGCGGCCACGAGCCGCTGTACCTCTTTCCCGGGGCCGGCGGCAACCTCATGTACTTCCACGAGCTGGTCGACGGGCTGCCCGAACGCTTCGCCGTGCACGGGCTCCAGCCGAACTTCACGGAGGACGTCGACACCGCGTCCCTGGTGCGCGAACTGGCCGACCAGTATTTGCCGTTGGTGCTCGACACCCAGCCGACCGGTCCGTTCCGGTTCGTCGGGCACTCCTTCGGCGGACACGTCGCGATGGAGCTGGCCCGCCGGCTGCGGGCCATGGGCCGCGAGGTCGCGCTGGTGGGCCTGCTCGACACGTCGGCACCGCTGCCCGAGCGCCACGAGCACTTCGCGGCGTGGGACCAGGCGACCTGGCTGGTGGCGCTGGCCGGCGTGTTCGGACGCCTCTTCGGCCGCACCCTGGACCTCACCGAGGAGGAGCTCACCGGCCTCGCGGACGACGAGCAGATCTCCCGGCTGCGCGAGAGGCTGCGTCAGCACGACGTGCTCCCCCCGGAGCTCGACGACGACGTGCAGTTGCGCGGGTTCATCCGCACCTACATCGCCGACCAGCGCAGCCTGCACACCCCCGCCGAGCCGTACGACGGCGAGCTGACCTTCTTCCGGGCGGCCGAGCTGCACCCCGACAACGTGCCGCCGCCGGCCCTGGCCCGGCTGCTCGACGACCCCGCACGCGGATGGGGCGCGTTCACGACGCACCCCGTCGCGGTCCGCGAGGTCCCCGGCGACCACCTGACCATGCTGACCAGACCGCACGCGGACGATCTGGCCAAGTCCATCGGCGACGCCGCCGACCGCTGA
- a CDS encoding class I SAM-dependent methyltransferase, translating to MSPQLADLLACPSCSAAVEQRTPTAFACTSCGRISPLADGFLDMIQEPGQPDPAAPTTAQRLMESKAFVRLYETAMRPFFARLFAGFGSHVPGYAEEFQVYHDWLKLEESRSGAWLDLSCGAGYFTDRLAGAIPDATVVGLDISVAMLNKALQETIGRPNVSLVRGDVRGLPFKDGVFDGVSNPGSLHLYADPQSAYREVFRLLKPGGVYTASTFAENDYPSSRLGVKLTGIRRTDLGTLPEELEKAGFTNYRLTKFGSAFIFAVTKP from the coding sequence GTGAGCCCCCAGCTGGCAGACCTCCTCGCCTGCCCCTCCTGCTCCGCCGCGGTCGAGCAGCGGACGCCGACCGCGTTCGCCTGCACCTCGTGCGGCAGGATCTCGCCCCTGGCCGACGGATTCCTCGACATGATCCAGGAGCCGGGCCAGCCCGATCCCGCGGCGCCGACCACGGCCCAGCGCCTCATGGAGAGCAAGGCGTTCGTCCGCCTCTACGAGACCGCCATGCGGCCGTTCTTCGCCCGTCTCTTCGCCGGTTTCGGCAGCCATGTGCCGGGCTACGCCGAGGAGTTCCAGGTCTACCACGACTGGCTGAAGCTCGAGGAGAGCCGGTCCGGCGCCTGGCTCGACCTGTCGTGCGGAGCGGGCTACTTCACCGACCGCCTCGCGGGCGCCATCCCCGACGCCACGGTGGTCGGCCTCGACATCTCCGTCGCGATGCTCAACAAGGCGCTGCAGGAAACCATCGGGCGGCCGAACGTGAGCCTGGTCCGCGGAGACGTGCGCGGACTCCCCTTCAAGGACGGCGTGTTCGACGGCGTCAGCAACCCCGGGTCGCTGCACCTCTACGCGGACCCGCAGTCGGCGTACCGAGAGGTCTTCCGGCTGCTCAAGCCCGGCGGCGTCTACACGGCCAGCACGTTCGCCGAGAACGACTACCCGAGCAGCCGGCTCGGCGTGAAGCTGACCGGTATCCGCCGGACCGACCTCGGGACGCTCCCCGAGGAGCTGGAGAAGGCCGGCTTCACCAACTACCGCCTGACCAAGTTCGGATCCGCGTTCATATTCGCCGTGACCAAGCCCTGA